Within Etheostoma spectabile isolate EspeVRDwgs_2016 unplaced genomic scaffold, UIUC_Espe_1.0 scaffold00018702, whole genome shotgun sequence, the genomic segment TAGATTTTGACCTTGGTTACACAACCTTCCAGATGATCATGGAACTCTTGGTAATTGGTGTAGTAACCAGGCAAGCGCAGGATAGAAGCCGGTGGAAGATGTTGGATGGTCTGCCTGCACTACCTCCTCCCTTCCATGTCCTGCATGGCAGTTCCCAGCCACCCAGAATTTTACCAGCTGCTTGAGTTGTCTTCGGTTACTTCAATGGAAGCACATAACACACAATGGAAGAGAGGGTAAAAGAAAAGTGTTACATCAATAAAACATATGATATGGAGACTTGGAATTGCTCAAATTAGTTTAGACAAATAGGGAGAAAAAGGTACGCATTTCTTTCTAAAAGCCTCATTTGTCCAACCATTTGTACACTTTCTGGTACAGAAATTGAAGAAGTGTCACATTACAAATATTTGGGTATTACATCATTGTCTTTTACAATGCATATCCaagatttagttaaaaaactgaattgaaGTTAGGTTTTTTCTTTAGAATCAAGTCCTGTTTAtcttttgaagtaaaaaaaacaactgtaaatgcaacattcttgTCTGTCTTGGACTATGGGgatattttatacatgcattcaacctcccagtgtcttctttttcttttggacactgttttcatggagccttgagattcatcacaaacttaaaatctctcactcatcactgtttgttgtattctcgggtcgggtgcttctccctctccttcGGCGATGGATGCActgacatctttttttatttataaggcagtgttaggacttcttcctccttattGGAACACCTACATCCtcccgaggtctgcagggacatatCACCTGTGCTCACAGATCtggttttattgacagtccctaaagcccgcactgactttggcaaaaaggcttttaattttgcagccccatctgcatggaatcagcttcagaaTGAACTCCAtttgaaggagttggtctcattttattcttttaaaggcttgttAAAGGACCTTACAGAAGggcagtctgtatgtcactgtttttaaattgatttaggaccctggtattttatgatgacgttgtttgaatatgagtgaaagtgtgtttatgtatttacatgtaagtgtctctgtctgaaacgtgctgctgccacttgccaggacactcttgtaaaagagattttaatctcaaggagttttttatcctggttaaataaaggtttgaaattTACCATCAAGGCACAAGGAGGCCACAAAACAAAGTTTCTTTTAACACCTTTTTGATCACTGCATAATTCCGTGTGTTTTAAGTCTTCACTATTGTAAATGTTATGCTTTCAACAAGTTCTATAATAACTGTAGATCCTAAAAGCACAACTGAGAAACATGAAAATGATATACCTGTCTCCACAAACTGACGTAGGTAGCCAGCCATTTTGCATGTTACTTCAACAGAgcatccatcatcatcatcctccttttcctcttctccaGGCCAGATGATGTTGTTTAGAACCATctgaatgtatttttaaatattaatgcaTTAACAGTACCAAAGCAAAACAGATTAATTTAGGCATACTTTGCTAATTTTATAACAGCTATGAGCCACgtttgtgtgcagtgtgtttttgcTTCCTTCTGTGTCACCTGTGCAGAGCAACAAAGGTCTGGGTTAGATCCAGTGGACCTCAGATGCTCTGCTGCGTGGGCAGCTCCATGCCCTGTGCCAAAGAGAAAGTCAAACTATTTGCAAACACTGTCATGACTGAGCAGAATCAAATCAGAAATGTATCTCTAATAACATGGATTGAAATACCTGAGCACTGCATTTAGCCATGGACTGATGTGGGAAAACCACTGAAACCACATCTGGCCTGGCCTCCAACAGTGGCCATAACATAGTGTCCTGCAGTCCCTGCCTCAGCTGTTTCATTTGTTTGGAAGTTTGCCCCAACACCTACATTGATATTAAAGTGAATTAATTGTTTCAAGGAGTAATGTGCATACAAACTTGGTATTgtttaaataattgaacagtaaaatactgtacatttcaccAGAAACAGTTAAATTAACAGTTGAGTCAAACTCCTACCACAACAGCGAAATCCCTCCCTTTCTGAAAATAAAGTTTTGGTTGTTTGAGCTTACCGCATGCTGTAGAAGACTCTGTAAAAGCCATACGTGGTTGGCTTTTGTTAACACAGGAAGGTGCCAAGATAACGCCAACTGGTTAACGACAGCCCTCTGGTCCTCTGTCAGCTCACTGCTTGTTTTCATCTCAAGCTTAATAGATGGTTGAGACAAGGTATACGAATATGGTGACATGCATGTGAGTATTAATGTTGCTTAGTTCATACTTTACATTGCGCTCCAAACCTACCAGCTGTATTGTCTCGCGGATATCGATGTCTGCCACATCTTCCAGCACGATGGTTGCTGTCTCCCGGGAGCCACCTAACAAAACATGCAGAATTGCTGGGCTGACACCCGTCAGTGGAGGCCCACCATGAAGAAAGGAGTGACCTATCATCCTCCCTGCCATCTTGAACAAGTCACTCTGCACAAGCACTTGGGAGGTGGAAGGGATGAGGTGATCAGCTTGGCCCTCAAAAAGCATAGTGCTTGTTCCATTTCCTACATGGAGAGCAATGGCGCATCTCCCTTAATTATACAGGTTATTACATAGAAATGTAGACTTTAGTAAAGTTCATTATCTGTAAAGTCATTTGAAACATGCTTGTGATAAGGGACTacataattaaattatttaagtgTCCAAAAACTTGCCAAAATCCATCAAGAATCCATTCTGCAACTTGTGCATCACTAGGCTGAAGAAATGACGCTGCACCCTCTCCAGTTGCTACATCacctataaaaaaatattgttatttGAAAATTGAAGGAACTAAGTATTTATTTAGGTGCAATATTTGTAAAATTACCTTCCAATCTGCAATAGAGTGGTCTGGCCCAATCTACTTTATTAACCTTGTAAAGCTGATCAGTCTTCCCTCCTGATCTTCAACATCCTCTCTCATATCAATTCTTACTTTCAGTGTTGGTTCATCCTCTTTTCCTGAAGCAAATACCGTCTATATAGTATTGCTGCCCTCTTTGGAACTTCAACCCTCTTCCAGGCTGAGAAATATTTCATAATTGAGTTTGTACAAAGGTATAATATTTCAGTGGAAGTAACATTAACATTCTGTTAATGTAGATATTGATAATTAGCTTACTTGTTAATCTTTACTTCAAATCTtctaatacatctgggcattgagactgaaaatgcgctctatcactgaaagtccctccagggggtcctgtgttatcacattaacAAGAATGGAAAGTGCGTGTGTAAGTggtagctcccttcgatagctcagttggtagagcggaggactgtagtggcataaagctgaaatccttatgtcgctggttcaaatccggtttccgattctgatgtagagatggacggacaacccaaaagcataatacttcttgcagAGAcataacaggaaacaaaagaaagagttgggggagatagagttaaaccctgacagaatagagaactacagacaaaagatgttaaatggtgaccagaagaattgaaaaaaaaactataaagcaCAAACTTTTcttcaagaaatctttattgtgctcacattggccctcatttatgaaacatgCGTACAACCCaaaacaggcgtaggacgggcgtactCCGATTCCTACACAAATTTCGGCATTTATAAGTTTGAACGTGAGCATGGGCTGCAAAAAAATTTCACATCTGGTCCGACCTCGTGTAAGCAAGTTTACGCAGACACCGtcatcacatttaagagtaaacttaaaactctcctctttgataaaactTATTGTTAGGGAGTCGCAGATTAATTTATTAGCAGTACAGCTTgatccagcaggggagagttctagcccgaccaggctcctctctttacccagTCTCTCTTAGTTACACCGAGATAGTTTTGGACTGCCGGGGAACTTCCTTTGAcgcactgagctcctctctcctttatctttccatttgtgtgatTCCATGTCCaaaaaatgcttgttactaacctagctctggcaAGTCATTCCCTgaagtccttatgttctttttcccccagcgaTCAATAAAGTCAtttgatgtcattgtaatcacattcagattgTCTCAAATGAAGACCCTGATGATTGGTATggtcataagtgcttctctttggggatTGTCCTTGTTGtaagttcatcatcagacatttCTCTTCACTTTGGAGTTGTCCTGGTTGTGAGGTCATCATCAAAAAtatatctgaacaaatgcagagacagtcaatttcacaattcttcccaccactagtaaaatgcattactctggcaccagaactacccaaacacaggcactgacttgagttatgtatgcagtaagtgctacttgttgaaGTCATCAGAAAGGTTACttgaccatgacatattactagaccgattggaaaactgggttggcctttctggctcagtactaaatgggtttgaatcctacttacagagtagggactactttgtgtcaataggtaattatgcatctgagcatacaaatatgatgtgcggagttccccaaggctccattctgaggcctcttctgtttaacatctacatgcttccactggctcagatcattgaaaacaacagacaaagccagaaatcttggtgtagtcatggactctgacctgaattttaacagccacattaagacaattacaaagtcagcctattatcaaccttaagaacatatcaagggttaaaggacttatgtgtcaactggatttggaaaaactggtccatgctttcatcttctgtagacttgactactgtaacggtgtctttacaggtctccctaaaaaatcaatcagacagctgcagctgattcagaacgctgctgctcgagtcctcactaagaccaagagactggatcacatcactccagttctgaagtctttacactggcttcctgtacctcaaagaattgatgtcaaagtacttttgctagtttataaatcactaaacggtttagggccaaaatacatttctgatctgctactacactatgaccccccctgacctctcaggtcatctgggacaggtctactttctgtccccagagtcagaactaaacagggggaagcagcgttcagtttctatacTCCTTATTtctggaacaaacttccagaaaactgcagatacGCTgttactctcagttcttttaaatcaaggctgaagacctttctttttgatgttgcctttctttaaatggttgtttatttctttaatgtttaattttgtatactgcactgtaacttttattcttgcattttatctgttttaattttttaactgtttattgttgttttatctatttttatttataactctttttgtgtaaagcactttgaattgcccagTTCCTGAAAtatgcaatacaaataaaggcgCCTTGCCTTGAATAGGTTATCAATATTAGTGCACACAGGTATAGcgctgcttttcaggttgtcgtggccgagtggttaaggcaattgacttgaaatccattggggtctcccctcgcaaGTTTGAATCCTGCTGACGACAAAGGCCATACTTTAATGGTGGTCCCTCATCCCTTTATAACGAATGGCAGATGTGCATTCATGGATATTCTTGtaatatctcataggtactggaaggcACCGATGCAgctctgagcatttattttcagtctcaataaccagatgtgttgcaagatttgcagtaaacgttacattgtccagtgatggtggtatagtggttagcatagctgccttccaagcagttgatatgACTTTTTCGcgaggaaaaagccaatactttattgaaaaatgacaatatttgattacatttttttatcacactttgtcaCCTTTCTCTGGCATTTTTGATTTTacaatattgtaaccagcattaagtgagtaggtttacgtctgtgtgaatatgggctaagcatttacctgggctgaacttgtgaacatcttcttttggatattcactgtaaagaaccatcactcctccaactgccaactattgttccagagacaataggatatacagtgttagattgcaaggtaactgtccaagaccaaagacttcactgaaatacctcaagtgttcaaaacagtttgtcaccCAGAAAAtagattttagacctggaacgagccatcttttatttcgtgtagaggtccaagtgggaacgagtgATAAGAAGAGTTATGAAGAAgtcaaaggagaaaggaggtaaaggagtgccggacctgttattgtttttagtgagcagatttacagctatacacataacagcagccacggcgccatccagaaatcctaaaactgcagctatggcacggttctggatgggatcatacctcagaagattcAAGATCTTACCCTCTGATCTTATAGTACCTGGGTCTTTTTTCCTTCCACCAACCTATGCTTTTATACAGACGTTTTTAAAACGTTTTCACCTTGAGCAAGAAGAAGTTTATGTTTTAatcataatacctgctggagatgccaagtcctcatacatgcaaagcatgcgctctaccactgagctatgtcccctgaagattttcagattttttaaaacttttttttagatcactgaaaaaagaagaaacctgggtaaaacaagtaatgttaatgttgtatatggcttcaaaacctgtaaatgcaactgtggtgacTCAATATCAAActtgggcaaaatgcttgcactgctatggtataaatcatagttgaaaagtaacacatctgttgcctttctagTGGACAATACTAGGGGTGATctgagtatccggctgaaacgagtatccggtacggataaagcacttttgccgagtacaagtattatccgagtaatatgagtcaatatccgtgctcggattgaatacaactcctcaactggccgcgcagcgttctgtgatagtcccgcgcccccccccccccccccccccccgcctactaacccgc encodes:
- the LOC116681739 gene encoding G2/M phase-specific E3 ubiquitin-protein ligase-like, with translation MLFEGQADHLIPSTSQVLVQSDLFKMAGRMIGHSFLHGGPPLTGVSPAILHVLLGGSRETATIVLEDVADIDIRETIQLLEMKTSSELTEDQRAVVNQLALSWHLPVLTKANHVWLLQSLLQHAVLGQTSKQMKQLRQGLQDTMLWPLLEARPDVVSVVFPHQSMAKCSAQGMELPTQQSI